The Glycine max cultivar Williams 82 chromosome 17, Glycine_max_v4.0, whole genome shotgun sequence genome contains the following window.
CGGTATTTTTCTCCTGCAGACACGATAGAGCAAAAGTTACAAATTGAAAGGAGGCTTGGTAGTGTGAAAACACGCAAGTACTTTAATCTTCTGGAGAGATTTCTGAGTTTCAAAATTAGCAAACATGAGTTTGATAGGGTCTGCATCGCAACTATTGGGAGAGAAAATGTCCCTCTTCATAATCATTTTCTCAAGTCAATCTTGAGAAAAGCATGTCTCTCCAAGACAGCCGGGTCAAGAGAAAGCAAAGTAGAAAGTTCTTTGAACGTGAAAACACCAAATGGGTGTAGCAACCTTCAGATACTGTGCAAGGATTTTCCTCAATCTCCTCGAAAAGGCAGGACTCCAAATTTGCGTGATCGCAGATCCAGGGACCGTCCGAGCCCTCTTGGTCCTAATGGGAAGAACAACAGCATTGGGTGTGAGGATTCAGTCCCAAAAATTCATGAACAGCAAAGTATTCTTAATCTTCAATCTGCAGGTAGTAGACTTCCTCTCTCTGTGGAAGATGGGGAGGAGGTTGATCAGGATTATGAAATCCTGAACCTTTTCAAAAAGAGTCCTATTCAAGCACCTCTTGCTATTCCCACTTACAACAGAAGACCACAGCCAAAATATTTATCCCAAGGATTATCATCTGGTACTGTTAGTGATACCTGTCAAAGCATTGCTCAGCTACCTGATACATGTTCTTTGACAAAAAGGTTGGAGCAGAAATTGGAAATAGAAGGACTTAAGATCTCAACGGATGCTGCCAGCTTGTTAAATAATGCACTTGATGTTtacctcaaaagattgataaagCCCTGTTTGGATTTAGCTGCTTCAAAGTCTGTAAATAAGTTCAGTGGTCCAATACAACCTGGTTTGAATGAACTACCACTGAGAAGATGTGTGCAAAAGCCTATTAGATCTGCTTCTGTATCTATATCAGACTTTAGAACAGCAGTAGAGTTGAATCCTACTATATTAGGGGAAGATTGGCCACTAAATTTAGAGAAGGTTTGTCTATGTGCATTAGAAGAATGAACCAAGACAGTTTCAACACTGTACTGATGCCAgctataaaattgaattttcctCAAAGTAATGATATTGGAATAGGTAAGTCATTCCTGAATCTATTATTGATTTTTCACTCAAAATTGCTGACATACGTAAGTGGAAATATGAGAAGTTTTGATCTGCTGACTGCAATCTGTATAGGTTTCAGTGTTTAGAAATTTGGTTTGGGACATTATGAgatattaaattgtaaaatcATTAGCCAccataagaataaaatttagtGCAAAGAAGGGATATCTTCTCGATATAGGTAGGTTATTTCTTCATtgtattgaattttgttttgtaaagcTCATGTTCAGTTTTCCATTACAAACACATTCTGTTTTGTTCTGAGTTCTGAGTATCATTAATGTGCATGTAGGAAATTATAGCATCTTATTTGTTTGCTTGTATAAAGGTCATGCATGAAAAAGTCATCCTTCTAGTTTGtttcaaataaatgcaaattGGTCTTCATCTGCCGAAACACCATACACCAATTTCTTGTCTTTGTTTGCTCTCTGCAATTTTTAGAGGTCCTAATagtagagaatgaaaaaaaatggaagctcccaccaatttcttcattttctgaaacaCCGTACACCAATTAAGTTTGgatcataataaatttatttataatataacagTTGGTAGAAGTGGTGCAATTCTTTCTAATTGAATTTCTTGCAACAAACCCAAGAAGTACAAATGTGATCTTTCTGTCGTGTATAAAAGACATGAATTTGCAATCAAATTATTTGAAGTAGTTTGTTCAGGTCTTCTGCACATTTTAGTTGTATTTGATGGTCCAAGGTCCTTAACATGTGAATTTAACACTATAGTCTTTTAGATTCTAACTTACATCCTTGTTCATttaatgcattttatttttgtggtaGGTGCATGATGGTCATGATAAGACACCTATCTTAAATTTGTAACTGCAAtcttaatttagaattttgaaGTTTAATGAAATATTGTTACCTTTTCCTGTTAGACAGAGGAAGCAGCTTGTGTACACGGGTAATTGGCAAAGTACATTAATTGGCAAAGTgcaattttaaatgtttatttgtatacagttaattttttgataaataaataatttagaatatataaattaaattataatgaaattcttaaaaaataaatatctttgaatatataaattatgttttgaatttACAATGAATAGTTGAAATTgcaatataagattatttttaattattgataatttttttaagaataaattattgaaattcaattcaGAAATAGAGATAAAAGAAGGTAGAGTGAAAAGAGATAGGTGGTTAAGAAGATCACATATACAAgtaaaaagatgaagtttgagATGTTTGAGAGAAATTTTTGGACTAGTTGATGGGATAGTTTGTGAAGTGCATATTctaagagagaagagagaaaatattGTGAATATTTAATCAAGAGTGAAGGGAGCGAGAGTCTTATACTTCTGGCAGTGTATcctaatttataatataggaGTTAGATGGTTTCTATCTTGTTTCTCAAATTTGTTGTTTTAAGAGTATATAATTCTAGAATATGCCATATTATTTGTGATTCCATTAGTCTTTGCAACAGTTGTCAATGTGACACTGAGTTGTGGCTTGTGATGGAGAATTTGACAGTGTATATAACTTAAATTCTTTTCACATGCCATAACATTTGTGATTCCATGAGTCCTTGTAACAGTTCTCAACATCACATGTGATGGAGAATTCAACATATGAGCAGAATATAGGTGTGTATCCTACGGTTGTACCCGAGGAATTTACCAGCATCCTTTTTGGAAGATATATTTGGAGACTAGTGAGTTTTTCTTGATGGCAATTCACTCACCACTTATGTTTGTTACCTAGTTGCATGGTGGGTCTTCTAACAATTTTCCTTGGAGCATGTTGGCAGATTTTGTTAAGTGGGGattggaaaaatatattttgacagCCAAATGCTAGTAGACtagtgagagagaaaaataaggtATGATAGGTGATATGATGCGATAGGAAGAGATAGATAGAGAGAAATAAGAGTTATTGGTGAGGTATTTGAAATATTGGGGTGTCAAAATACTCGTGGGGATTTATTTTTTGACATGGTTTTTCAACATCTCCCTTTCTGTTTGTGTATATGTCTTACTGTCAGCCATATTGTGGCATCCTTCATGATTTTTGTTGAATAGTTTCAACCTATATGAATCTGCAAATGCAGCATGCCATTGCACCACATTATAAGGTGAACAAACCAGATCGGTATGCAGATGATTTGTTAAGACTACCCTCACCTCACCTACTCAGGTTGGCTCAACTAATGAAGGGATTTTAGACAAAGCTCTACACATACGAAATGCATgagttttgaatttcaatttaccCTTGACCCAATTTCAATTTATTCCTTTGGTGATTTCCTGGGGTTAATAGACATAATGATTGAGCCTTTGTGGCTTGATTGTTAACATATTATACTTAATAAACCAAGAAAGCTTCGttcatcatttttattatttgatcttTTGGCTAAAAAGATGCCAATACGTTTTTGTCCTTGAAAATATCATTTGTTTTGATGTTGCCCTTGTGTTTGTTTCCCCACCCCACTTTGAATTTTATGCTGTGCTTCTTTGTTTGTTATATGTTGATGGCCAACTTTATGGTAAATACATTTGAAGTTGTCATTTTCTT
Protein-coding sequences here:
- the LOC100809982 gene encoding uncharacterized protein, with product MPAARYFSPADTIEQKLQIERRLGSVKTRKYFNLLERFLSFKISKHEFDRVCIATIGRENVPLHNHFLKSILRKACLSKTAGSRESKVESSLNVKTPNGCSNLQILCKDFPQSPRKGRTPNLRDRRSRDRPSPLGPNGKNNSIGCEDSVPKIHEQQSILNLQSAGSRLPLSVEDGEEVDQDYEILNLFKKSPIQAPLAIPTYNRRPQPKYLSQGLSSGTVSDTCQSIAQLPDTCSLTKRLEQKLEIEGLKISTDAASLLNNALDVYLKRLIKPCLDLAASKSVNKFSGPIQPGLNELPLRRCVQKPIRSASVSISDFRTAVELNPTILGEDWPLNLEKVCLCALEE